The Streptomonospora litoralis genome window below encodes:
- a CDS encoding DUF2752 domain-containing protein yields MSRDALAATARRRLHPAAAPLLLAAAGAAGAVLLHFVDPNEGGNYPVCPWLMITGTWCPGCGTMRAIHAMTELDVAGAFGMNPMLMLMAPFLAYGYVRWLYRSFRPAPPRTTPKKALHPAWLYLFLVAFIAYWVVRNLPFGQFLAPG; encoded by the coding sequence ATGTCCCGCGACGCCCTCGCGGCCACCGCGCGGCGCCGCCTGCACCCCGCGGCGGCGCCGCTGCTGCTAGCCGCCGCGGGGGCGGCCGGAGCCGTCCTGCTGCACTTCGTCGACCCCAACGAGGGCGGCAACTACCCGGTGTGCCCGTGGCTGATGATCACCGGGACCTGGTGCCCGGGTTGCGGGACCATGCGCGCCATCCACGCCATGACCGAGCTGGACGTGGCGGGCGCGTTCGGCATGAACCCGATGCTGATGCTGATGGCGCCCTTCCTGGCCTACGGCTACGTGCGCTGGCTCTACCGCTCCTTCCGCCCGGCGCCGCCGCGCACGACGCCCAAGAAGGCCCTGCACCCCGCGTGGCTGTACCTGTTCCTGGTCGCGTTCATCGCATACTGGGTGGTCCGCAACCTGCCCTTCGGCCAGTTCCTCGCCCCGGGCTGA
- the trpC gene encoding indole-3-glycerol phosphate synthase TrpC: MSVLDEILEGVRADLADRQEATPLERLKEAARSVPRPQDVAAALRRPGVQVIAEVKRSSPSKGALATITDPAALARDYAAGGAALISVLTEGRRFAGSLGDLDAVRAAVPTPLLRKDFIISSYQLWEARVHGADAVLLIVAALEQEALVSLVERARSLGLTPLVEVHTEDEVGRALEAGATVVGVNARDLKTLQVDRDTFARLAPMIPADRVRIAESGVRGPHDLLAYAGHGADAVLVGESLVRGRQPRDAVADLVTAGAHPALRDRG, encoded by the coding sequence GTGAGCGTGCTCGACGAGATACTCGAAGGAGTACGCGCCGATCTGGCCGATCGGCAGGAGGCCACACCCCTGGAGCGGCTCAAGGAGGCGGCCCGGTCCGTGCCCCGGCCCCAGGACGTGGCCGCGGCCCTGCGCAGGCCCGGTGTGCAGGTCATCGCCGAGGTGAAGCGGTCCAGTCCGTCCAAGGGGGCCCTGGCCACCATCACCGACCCCGCGGCGCTGGCCCGCGACTACGCGGCCGGCGGCGCAGCCCTCATCAGCGTCCTCACCGAGGGTCGGCGCTTCGCCGGCAGCCTCGGCGATCTGGACGCCGTGCGCGCGGCGGTGCCCACCCCGCTGCTGCGCAAGGATTTCATCATCAGCTCTTACCAGCTGTGGGAGGCGCGCGTGCACGGCGCCGACGCCGTGCTGCTCATCGTCGCCGCGCTGGAGCAGGAGGCACTGGTCTCCCTGGTCGAGCGGGCGCGCTCGCTGGGGCTGACCCCGCTGGTCGAGGTGCACACCGAGGACGAGGTCGGCCGCGCGCTGGAGGCCGGCGCCACCGTCGTCGGCGTCAACGCCCGCGACCTCAAGACCCTGCAGGTGGACCGCGACACCTTCGCCCGGCTCGCCCCGATGATCCCGGCCGACCGCGTCCGGATCGCCGAGTCCGGTGTCCGCGGTCCGCACGACCTGCTGGCCTACGCCGGCCACGGCGCCGACGCCGTCCTGGTGGGCGAAAGCCTGGTCCGCGGCCGACAGCCGCGCGACGCCGTCGCCGACCTGGTGACCGCGGGGGCGCACCCCGCGCTGCGGGACAGGGGCTGA